The proteins below are encoded in one region of Oncorhynchus nerka isolate Pitt River linkage group LG15, Oner_Uvic_2.0, whole genome shotgun sequence:
- the LOC115142945 gene encoding gastrula zinc finger protein XlCGF48.2-like, whose amino-acid sequence MVDCENTTHTENKMKKLELLNIFLTEKLTTAANEIFGAVKGTIVEYQTEIVRSKEENNHLRKLLDIAVQRVLLQTDCHTIHLTEDASSPEQQHREQEWIPGLGQEDPEPTQIKEEQELRNSPEEEQLQGLESETEGESIYTPSFVKSNCDQDPPSHLPQTVNNREGDSLARTISNNHIKIENEGEGYSTSEPTSDLQHVFTVNSDCLAVRSENSAQPNINNRIQRGLSEYEAPQPQATYERESIGLHIHVRDQNTTKLPQQRSPYQDQGIQRVYPCRECGKCFNFSCQLEVHMRWHSKERPFSCSVCRKSFTTISLLRRHHRIHTGEKPYRCHICGKCFNQSAHLNTHFKIHPGERPHSWKMSQSKR is encoded by the exons ATGGTGGATTGTGAAAATACCACTCACACAGAAAACAAAATGAAAAAATTGGAATTGTTGAATATATTTCTCACCGAGAAATTAACCACGGCTGCCAATGAGATATTTGGGGCTGTGAAGGGTACTATAGTTGAGTACCAGACAGAAATCGTTCGCTCTAAGGAGGAGAACAATCATCTCCGAAAGCTGCTGGATATCGCTGTTCAGCGCGTTCTACTTCAAACAG ACTGTCATACTATCCATCTCACCGAAGATGCATCTTCACCTGAGCAGCAGCATCGTGAGCAGGAGTGGATCCCCGGTCTAGGCCAGGAGGACCCAGAGCCCACACAGattaaagaggaacaggagctcagaAACAGTCCAGAGGAAGAGCAGCTTCAAGGGCTGGAGTCTGAAACCGAAGGAGAATCCATATATACGCCTTCTTTTGTGAAAAGTAACTGTGATCAGGACCCACCTTCACATCTTCCCCAAACTGTGAACAACAGAGAAGGAGACTCTTTAGCTAGAACCATATCTAATAATCATATCAAAATAGAGAATGAAGGAGAAGGCTACAGCACATCAGAACCAACCAGTGACTTACAGCACGTCTTCACTGTGAATTCAGACTGTCTTGCAGTTCGGAGTGAAAACAGTGCCCAACCCAATATCAACAATAGAATTCAGAGAGGACTCTCAGAATATGAGGCCCCACAGCCACAGGCAACATATGAAAGAGAAAGTATTGGTCTACACATACATGTTAGAGACCAGAACACCACCAAGCTGCCTCAACAGAGATCCCCCTATCAAGACCAAGGCATACAGAGAGTGTATCCTTGCCGGGAGTGTGGGAAGTGCTTCAATTTCTCTTGTCAGTTAGAAGTCCACATGCGATGGCACAGCAAGGAAAGACCATTCAGCTGCTCTGTGTGTCGAAAAAGCTTCACCACCATCAGCCTGTTGAGGAGACACCACCGcattcacactggagagaaaccctaCCGCTGTCACATCTGTGGGAAATGTTTCAATCAGTCGGCTCACCTGAACACCCACTTTAAAATTCACCCAGGGGAGAGACCACACAGCTGGAAAATGTCTCAGTCAAAACgttaa